The following proteins are encoded in a genomic region of Ornithodoros turicata isolate Travis chromosome 6, ASM3712646v1, whole genome shotgun sequence:
- the LOC135398854 gene encoding zinc finger protein PLAGL1-like — MRNSDEDNTTQGWPSHTGASPQIQQHHHHHHHHHLHHQASSTTPAPRQFPCPTPGCNRLFSSKFKLVRHSLIHGSERPFKCPSCDRRFHRKDHLKTHQQIHNPNKALHTCEICGKKYSSSLSFRKHTALHAAEAGDPVCRLCGQVFSRREEVMLHLKVHSGSRVVKTPTERRFKCDRCDRSFFTRKDVKRHLVVHTGQRNFVCQFCPQKFGRKDHLVRHTKKTHGTAAVVSPLPTVCSIGKPPTNGVCTDAGPSSTEHGEMTVNGVNGGSAISSSSMMEPQKETWPSLFSASSMLEEVDSRMKQTLPMSTGTETSPCFTIVPHFLPNSYYVGPAVSSPPPPISLVSSLDLGSSLPHFSQAFQ; from the coding sequence ATGAGGAACTCTGACGAAGACAACACCACCCAGGGCTGGCCCTCTCATACTGGAGCCTCGCCACAAATCCAGCagcaccaccatcatcatcaccaccaccacctccaccaccaggCGTCCTCTACAACTCCAGCCCCAAGACAATTTCCCTGCCCGACCCCAGGCTGCAATCGACTTTTCTCTTCCAAGTTCAAATTGGTCCGTCACTCGCTCATTCACGGCAGCGAGCGCCCTTTCAAGTGCCCTTCCTGCGACCGTCGCTTCCATCGGAAAGATCACCTCAAGACGCACCAGCAGATCCATAATCCCAACAAGGCCCTGCACACGTGCGAGATCTGCGGCAAGAAGTACAGCTCCTCGCTGTCGTTCCGAAAGCACACGGCGCTGCACGCCGCCGAGGCGGGGGATCCGGTGTGCCGACTCTGCGGACAGGTCTTTTCGCGCAGGGAGGAAGTCATGCTGCACCTCAAGGTTCATTCGGGATCGCGAGTCGTCAAGACGCCGACCGAACGCCGATTTAAGTGCGACCGCTGCGACAGGTCCTTCTTCACGAGGAAGGACGTCAAACGGCACCTCGTCGTTCACACGGGACAGAGAAACTTTGTTTGCCAGTTCTGTCCGCAGAAGTTTGGCAGGAAGGACCACCTCGTTCGACACACGAAAAAGACGCACGGTACGGCTGCCGTCGTCTCGCCGTTGCCGACGGTCTGCAGTATAGGTAAGCCTCCGACAAACGGTGTTTGCACAGACGCCGGGCCGTCGTCCACGGAGCACGGTGAGATGACGGTTAACGGGGTTAACGGAGGGTCGGCGATCAGTTCCTCGTCGATGATGGAGCCGCAGAAGGAAACTTGGCCGTCGCTTTTCTCAGCGTCGTCCATGTTGGAGGAGGTGGACAGTAGGATGAAGCAGACGTTGCCCATGTCGACCGGGACGGAAACGTCCCCTTGCTTCACGATAGTTCCGCACTTCCTACCGAATAGTTATTACGTAGGGCCCGCGGTGTCGTCCCCGCCACCGCCAATAAGTCTAGTGTCGAGTCTCGATCTAGGGTCCTCGTTACCGCACTTTAGTCAAGCTTTCCAATAG
- the LOC135398858 gene encoding coiled-coil-helix-coiled-coil-helix domain-containing protein 7-like produces the protein MTPSDASQRRKKAENASSEDHNNPCLKEQKLSFKCLDDNLYDKDKCTRYFENYKKCQGFWLSIAKERRRNGIRPYLPPVEEREEIKRKHFEQMAS, from the exons ATGACACCATCAGACGCTTCACAGAGACGAAAGAAAGCAGAAAATGCTTCATCCGAGGATCACAACAATCCTTGTCTTAAG GAACAGAAGCTTTCCTTCAAGTGCCTAGACGACAATTTATACGACAAGGACAAGTGCACACGCTATTTCGAAAACTACAAGAAATGTCAAGGCTTCTGG CTGTCAATCGCAAAGGAAAGGAGGAGGAACGGCATCAGGCCGTATCTTCCACCCGttgaagagagagaagaaatCAAGAGAAAACACTTTGAGCAGATGGCATCGTGA